A stretch of Bacillus pseudomycoides DNA encodes these proteins:
- a CDS encoding M20 family metallopeptidase: MGTKQVTSHRNSITESIERNKEKYLKTSHDIHANPEIGNQEFFASRTLSLLLGSAGFQLQHNIAGHETGFIARKSSGKQGPTVAFLAEYDALPGLGHACGHNLIGTISVAAAIALSEIIEEIGGEIVVFGTPAEEGGPNGSAKASYVKAGLFHNIDAALMIHPNGKTATTSPSLAVDPLDFHFYGKTAHAAASPEEGINALDAVIQLYNGINALRQQLPSDVKIHGVITEGGKAPNIIPDYAAARFFIRAATRKRCIEITEKVRNIAKGAALATGTTVKINQFQNEIDELLVTKTFNEVIAEEFENLGEDVSRKERLGIGSTDAGNVSQVVPTIHPYIKIGPDNLIAHTNEFREAACSELGDKALITSAKALSYAAYRLITEEGTLAQIKEEFKEAQRNQ, translated from the coding sequence ATGGGAACAAAACAAGTAACGTCACACCGAAATAGTATTACTGAAAGTATAGAAAGAAATAAAGAAAAATACTTAAAAACAAGTCATGATATACATGCGAACCCTGAAATTGGTAATCAGGAATTCTTTGCATCTAGAACATTAAGTTTACTTTTAGGGAGTGCAGGATTTCAGCTTCAGCACAATATCGCAGGACATGAAACAGGATTTATTGCACGGAAAAGTTCAGGAAAACAAGGACCGACAGTTGCCTTTTTAGCAGAATATGATGCTTTGCCTGGATTAGGTCATGCGTGTGGTCATAATTTAATTGGAACAATAAGTGTTGCGGCAGCCATTGCATTATCGGAAATAATTGAAGAAATTGGTGGTGAAATCGTTGTATTTGGGACGCCAGCAGAAGAAGGTGGGCCAAACGGAAGTGCAAAAGCAAGTTATGTGAAAGCAGGTTTGTTTCATAATATTGATGCAGCACTTATGATTCACCCTAACGGAAAAACAGCAACGACAAGTCCATCACTGGCAGTTGATCCACTTGATTTTCATTTTTATGGAAAGACGGCACATGCGGCAGCTTCGCCAGAGGAAGGAATTAATGCATTAGACGCGGTGATTCAGCTTTACAATGGGATTAATGCACTACGCCAACAACTTCCATCAGATGTGAAAATTCATGGTGTCATTACTGAAGGTGGTAAGGCACCAAACATTATTCCGGATTATGCTGCAGCACGCTTTTTCATTCGCGCGGCAACACGTAAAAGATGTATTGAAATAACTGAAAAGGTACGAAATATTGCAAAGGGAGCTGCATTAGCAACAGGAACAACAGTAAAAATCAATCAGTTCCAAAATGAAATTGATGAATTATTAGTGACAAAGACATTTAATGAAGTGATTGCTGAGGAATTTGAAAACCTTGGTGAAGATGTAAGTCGTAAAGAAAGACTTGGAATCGGTTCAACAGATGCAGGAAATGTGAGTCAAGTCGTACCAACGATTCACCCTTATATCAAAATTGGTCCGGACAATTTAATCGCACATACGAATGAATTTAGAGAAGCAGCTTGTTCGGAACTTGGAGACAAAGCATTAATTACATCCGCAAAAGCATTATCATATGCAGCATACCGATTAATTACAGAAGAAGGAACGCTTGCTCAAATTAAGGAAGAATTTAAAGAAGCACAACGAAATCAGTGA
- a CDS encoding AAA domain-containing protein — MFGEKEGENSMTTTLQTPSLTETMKEWHQALAYEIKHWKTIGGSKLSIINGRFLYTDYESTVYVFQLISEVSLPDGTPIRIEFDGEEATGEVLSVHGLEIELKLNDYIQGEIREAILYSEPWQLLEQLQERLKEIRKDKQKRQRVKRLLDGKSTPKHIEKMENPKNELAYRSFYNRATYVWGPPGTGKSYNLSRIISAHYQKGKSVLVLAHSNAAVDVLMSEVTKQIEKKEKWTPGEIVRYGFSQHEHIRTHETLLASRLVETTNGSWGEEKLYLEEMRQDLRQKILSYKATASDKKRMQEIEGDLRKQRAKIKEVEREYIENAQVIGATLSKCAIDSLVYERTFDLVVVDEVSMAYVPQIALAASLGKRIVVCGDFLQLPPIAMANHELVRKWLGEDMFYHAGIVQSVNSYEKHPNLFMLQEQRRMHADISKFTNSFIYKNRVFDHPSVSVRQELAKLQPFANEATVLFDTSLMGAYSLKDAASGSRFNIMSGLIAMQMILIGLLDGVQSIGVVTPYRAQSRFLSTFIREVLQKTKYRNTPVLAATVHKFQGSERDMMIFDTVDSYPQERPGVLFFDHKNHRLVNVAVSRARGKFIQLSDCQYMRKNLSRKQALSQLTAHLERHGNVYDRTTSRPLVERKITKRLRWYMQMNLEEPKGLVKDILSAKQKIIISLPSTRQVDKRVWQALMRTTAQVTIYSDGPIPLKNVKVQRQNKSLPFVCIDDETFWAGAPLTSQMMFEGSPEFPYICARLYAPETIGVLKGFLDIR, encoded by the coding sequence ATGTTTGGAGAGAAGGAAGGAGAAAACAGTATGACTACAACTTTACAAACTCCTTCATTAACGGAAACGATGAAAGAGTGGCATCAAGCGTTAGCGTATGAAATTAAACATTGGAAAACGATAGGCGGCAGTAAATTATCGATTATAAATGGCCGCTTTTTATATACAGATTATGAGAGTACGGTGTATGTATTTCAGCTTATTTCGGAAGTGAGTTTACCTGATGGTACACCCATTCGAATTGAATTTGATGGTGAGGAAGCAACGGGAGAAGTATTATCTGTACATGGATTAGAGATCGAACTGAAATTAAATGATTATATACAAGGCGAAATAAGAGAAGCGATTTTATATAGTGAACCATGGCAGTTATTAGAGCAATTGCAAGAGCGGTTGAAAGAAATACGAAAAGACAAGCAAAAACGTCAACGCGTAAAGCGTCTTTTAGATGGAAAGAGTACGCCAAAGCATATAGAAAAGATGGAAAATCCGAAGAATGAGCTGGCATATCGTTCTTTTTATAATAGGGCGACATATGTTTGGGGACCACCGGGAACAGGAAAGTCTTATAACTTATCACGCATTATTTCAGCGCATTATCAAAAAGGAAAGTCAGTACTTGTACTAGCTCATAGTAATGCGGCAGTCGATGTATTAATGAGTGAAGTGACAAAGCAAATAGAAAAGAAAGAAAAGTGGACACCAGGGGAAATCGTCCGATATGGATTTAGTCAACATGAACATATACGTACTCATGAAACGTTGCTTGCTTCTAGATTAGTGGAAACAACGAATGGCTCATGGGGAGAAGAAAAGCTTTATTTAGAAGAAATGCGTCAAGATCTTCGTCAAAAGATCTTATCGTATAAGGCGACTGCTTCTGATAAGAAACGTATGCAAGAGATTGAAGGAGATCTTAGAAAGCAAAGAGCGAAAATTAAAGAGGTAGAAAGAGAATACATTGAAAATGCGCAGGTAATTGGTGCAACGCTATCGAAATGCGCAATTGATTCTCTTGTTTATGAGCGGACATTTGACTTAGTCGTTGTAGATGAAGTGAGTATGGCATATGTGCCGCAGATCGCATTAGCTGCTTCTCTTGGTAAGCGAATTGTCGTTTGTGGTGATTTTTTACAGTTACCTCCAATTGCTATGGCAAATCATGAGCTTGTTAGAAAGTGGCTCGGGGAAGATATGTTTTATCATGCGGGGATTGTGCAATCGGTAAATAGTTATGAAAAGCATCCGAATTTATTTATGCTGCAAGAACAAAGACGTATGCATGCAGATATATCCAAATTTACAAACTCATTTATTTATAAGAATAGAGTGTTTGATCACCCTTCTGTTTCAGTACGCCAAGAATTAGCGAAATTGCAGCCATTTGCGAACGAAGCGACTGTCTTGTTTGATACAAGTTTAATGGGAGCCTATTCTTTAAAAGATGCGGCCTCTGGTTCTCGTTTTAATATCATGTCGGGACTGATTGCAATGCAAATGATCTTAATTGGATTATTAGATGGGGTGCAATCGATTGGAGTTGTAACGCCATATCGGGCGCAGTCTCGGTTCTTATCAACATTTATAAGAGAAGTATTGCAAAAAACAAAGTATCGAAATACACCTGTTCTAGCAGCGACAGTTCATAAATTTCAAGGATCTGAACGAGACATGATGATATTTGATACGGTAGATAGTTATCCGCAAGAGCGCCCTGGCGTGTTATTCTTTGATCATAAAAATCATCGTCTTGTAAACGTTGCGGTATCAAGGGCAAGAGGGAAGTTCATTCAGTTATCAGACTGCCAGTATATGCGGAAAAATCTTTCTAGAAAACAAGCGTTATCCCAATTAACTGCTCATTTAGAAAGACACGGAAATGTATATGATCGTACAACATCCCGTCCGTTGGTAGAGCGAAAGATTACAAAACGTTTGCGATGGTATATGCAAATGAATTTGGAAGAGCCGAAAGGATTAGTAAAAGATATTCTGTCAGCAAAACAAAAAATTATTATCTCGCTTCCAAGTACAAGACAAGTGGATAAAAGAGTATGGCAGGCATTAATGCGTACAACAGCACAAGTAACAATATATAGCGATGGACCAATTCCATTAAAAAATGTAAAAGTGCAAAGGCAAAATAAATCACTTCCATTTGTATGTATTGATGATGAAACTTTTTGGGCAGGAGCGCCTTTAACATCTCAAATGATGTTTGAAGGTAGCCCGGAATTCCCTTATATATGTGCAAGATTATATGCACCTGAAACGATTGGAGTTTTAAAAGGGTTTTTAGATATTCGTTAA
- a CDS encoding S9 family peptidase: MTQTDIQLGNIHVLLLQPIQQDKKITIVFYHGWGSSIYHQIFLGTLLTNFGYTVIIPEIIYHDSRTALENHFSKPIMEQYFWKTILHTVKHDINDLFTSIYESEYCLGHKIVVLGSSMGGFISSGAFIKDSKIDALININGSGAWITSEEIFQKQGSNIANEIHMIRKMDPIQFIERIHNRPILLLHGASDAVVSPLGQQTFYEKVQSHHQDTTANITFMLYQNINHSISIPMIEKVVNWLDEQFVLYS, translated from the coding sequence TTGACTCAAACAGACATTCAATTAGGAAACATACACGTTCTCTTATTACAACCTATACAACAGGATAAAAAAATAACAATCGTTTTCTATCATGGATGGGGATCTAGCATTTATCATCAGATCTTTTTAGGTACCCTCTTAACTAACTTTGGATATACCGTAATTATTCCAGAAATTATTTATCACGATTCACGGACAGCTTTAGAAAATCATTTTTCTAAACCGATAATGGAACAATATTTCTGGAAAACCATTTTGCATACTGTTAAACATGATATAAATGATTTATTTACTAGTATCTATGAAAGTGAGTACTGCTTAGGTCATAAAATTGTAGTTCTCGGAAGTTCAATGGGTGGATTCATATCCTCAGGAGCTTTTATCAAAGATTCAAAAATTGATGCACTTATTAATATAAATGGTTCAGGAGCTTGGATAACTTCTGAAGAGATTTTTCAAAAGCAAGGCTCAAATATCGCCAATGAAATTCATATGATTAGAAAAATGGATCCTATTCAATTTATCGAACGCATTCATAATCGACCTATACTATTATTACATGGAGCAAGTGATGCTGTTGTCTCGCCTCTTGGACAACAAACATTTTATGAAAAAGTACAATCACACCATCAAGATACAACTGCTAACATTACATTTATGCTATACCAAAATATCAATCATTCTATAAGTATTCCAATGATTGAAAAAGTAGTAAACTGGCTAGATGAGCAATTTGTTCTTTATAGCTAA
- a CDS encoding D-cysteine desulfhydrase has translation MNLAKFPRKKYTESYTPIEKLNHFSEVLEGPSIYFKRDDLLGLTAGGNKTRKLEFLVADAQAKGVDTLITAGGIQSNHCRLTLAAAVKEKMKCILVLEEGIEPEEKPDFNGNYFLYHLLGAENVIVVPNGTDLMDEMQKVAKEVTEKGHTPYVIPVGGSNPTGAMGYIACAEEIMAQSFEQGIDFNAVVCVSGSGGMHAGLITGFYGRQTGIPVIGMNVSRGKAEQEEKVCKLVQETSVHVGIPNSIPREAVTCFDEYVGPGYALPTPEMVEAVQLLAKTEGILLDPVYTGKAVAGLIDLIRKGTFTKEDNILFVHSGGSPALYANTSLFS, from the coding sequence ATGAATTTAGCGAAATTTCCCAGAAAGAAATATACAGAATCATATACGCCAATTGAAAAATTAAATCACTTTTCTGAAGTCCTAGAAGGGCCTTCTATTTATTTTAAACGAGATGATTTACTTGGTTTAACAGCTGGTGGAAATAAAACAAGAAAATTAGAATTCCTTGTGGCGGATGCACAGGCGAAAGGTGTAGATACGTTAATTACTGCTGGCGGTATTCAGTCCAATCATTGCCGATTAACATTAGCGGCTGCGGTAAAAGAGAAAATGAAATGCATTCTTGTATTAGAAGAAGGAATTGAACCAGAAGAAAAACCAGACTTTAATGGGAATTACTTCTTATATCATTTATTAGGTGCTGAAAATGTAATCGTTGTGCCAAACGGAACTGACCTTATGGATGAGATGCAAAAAGTGGCCAAAGAAGTAACTGAAAAAGGGCATACACCATACGTAATTCCAGTTGGAGGATCCAATCCTACCGGTGCAATGGGATACATTGCATGTGCAGAGGAAATTATGGCTCAATCGTTTGAGCAAGGGATAGATTTCAATGCGGTTGTTTGTGTAAGTGGTAGCGGGGGCATGCATGCTGGTTTGATAACTGGATTTTATGGAAGACAAACAGGGATTCCGGTAATTGGAATGAATGTGAGCCGCGGAAAAGCTGAACAAGAAGAAAAAGTATGTAAGCTTGTGCAAGAAACTTCAGTGCATGTTGGGATTCCAAACAGTATTCCGCGTGAGGCTGTGACATGTTTTGATGAATACGTTGGACCAGGATACGCTTTACCAACACCTGAAATGGTAGAAGCTGTTCAGCTATTAGCAAAAACAGAAGGAATTTTACTTGATCCAGTATATACAGGGAAAGCAGTAGCTGGACTGATCGACCTAATTCGAAAAGGTACATTTACGAAAGAAGATAACATTCTATTTGTACATTCAGGTGGTTCTCCGGCGTTATATGCAAATACATCGCTATTTTCCTAA